Proteins co-encoded in one Diaminobutyricimonas sp. LJ205 genomic window:
- a CDS encoding FAD-binding oxidoreductase: MTIMLEDVDEVVRALRTVLAEEQILTGRADRFNRARVPAPFPVHRWAERVPDVVVLPTSTEQVAAVVKIANGLRVPVVPRDGGTGLTDGAVPLRGGILIDVKRMNQVHELDLANRTVTVGTGINMLKLNEYLAPYGLFYPDDPASYPCSLVGGRIGTSGWSLIGARYGHTRDLVLSFDHVLPTGDIMHVGDGIGRKVSKSSSGYQLKHLFMGHQGTLGIATRATLKLFPKPEAELSPFWAFDNYDDAYACTGALARAGVATFAGAVLFDEHKVAYLRRDDEAYIPQPTDVRALVCAAMYGWDDEVRVGGKRLFRIAKEHGARYLGDEISEGDWAARHDRYATPLHGRTKDGQVVPMSWHCEDAAINYSALPSVTKAWHEIVADLRRRTDVFDDWGMFAYTSGSTGVDYLTEIDVGIWEQQLDDRAWAMWVDAKRRLARVALDHGGSISACHGSCREGEVDLVPEELGRGFDVMLDIKRTLDPNNIMNPGKYLLDRAYPQEG, encoded by the coding sequence GCGCCCTGCGCACCGTGCTCGCTGAGGAACAGATCCTCACAGGTCGCGCCGATCGCTTCAACCGGGCGCGGGTACCGGCACCTTTCCCGGTGCACCGCTGGGCCGAGCGCGTCCCCGACGTCGTGGTTCTCCCGACCTCCACCGAGCAGGTCGCCGCGGTCGTGAAGATCGCCAACGGCTTGCGGGTGCCGGTGGTTCCGCGCGACGGTGGCACGGGACTCACTGACGGTGCGGTGCCGTTGCGCGGCGGCATCCTGATCGATGTCAAACGCATGAACCAGGTGCACGAACTGGACCTCGCGAACCGCACCGTCACTGTCGGCACCGGCATCAATATGCTGAAGCTCAACGAGTACCTCGCCCCGTACGGGCTCTTCTATCCCGACGACCCGGCATCGTACCCGTGCTCGCTTGTCGGCGGACGGATTGGCACGAGCGGCTGGTCGCTCATCGGCGCACGCTACGGGCACACGCGCGACCTCGTGCTGAGCTTCGACCACGTTCTGCCGACGGGGGACATCATGCACGTCGGCGACGGCATCGGGCGCAAAGTGTCCAAGTCCTCGAGCGGGTATCAGCTCAAGCACCTCTTCATGGGCCACCAGGGCACCCTTGGGATCGCGACGCGCGCGACCCTCAAGCTCTTCCCGAAGCCCGAGGCAGAGCTCTCGCCGTTCTGGGCGTTCGATAACTACGATGACGCGTACGCCTGCACCGGCGCGCTCGCGCGGGCAGGGGTGGCCACGTTCGCGGGAGCCGTGCTCTTCGATGAGCACAAGGTGGCCTACCTTCGGCGCGATGACGAGGCGTACATCCCGCAACCCACCGATGTGCGGGCGCTCGTCTGCGCAGCGATGTACGGCTGGGACGACGAAGTGCGTGTCGGCGGCAAGCGCCTGTTCCGCATCGCGAAAGAGCACGGTGCGCGCTATCTCGGCGACGAAATATCGGAGGGCGACTGGGCGGCCCGGCACGACCGCTATGCGACCCCGCTGCACGGGCGCACGAAGGACGGCCAGGTCGTACCGATGAGTTGGCACTGCGAGGACGCGGCCATCAACTACTCCGCCTTGCCGTCGGTCACGAAGGCCTGGCACGAGATCGTCGCCGACCTGAGACGTCGCACCGACGTCTTCGACGACTGGGGGATGTTTGCGTACACGTCGGGGAGCACCGGCGTGGACTACCTCACCGAGATCGACGTCGGGATCTGGGAGCAGCAGCTCGACGACCGCGCGTGGGCGATGTGGGTCGACGCGAAGCGCAGGCTCGCCCGCGTCGCGCTCGACCACGGTGGCTCGATAAGCGCGTGTCACGGTTCGTGCCGCGAGGGTGAGGTAGACCTCGTGCCCGAGGAGCTCGGCCGCGGGTTCGACGTCATGCTCGACATCAAGCGCACCCTCGACCCGAACAACATCATGAACCCGGGCAAGTACCTGCTCGACCGCGCCTACCCGCAGGAGGGTTGA
- a CDS encoding LLM class flavin-dependent oxidoreductase — MKFSYVMLPDYPLEQSLRSIQVADELGFHAVYAADETWHKDLWLLFAAAADKTKNVRFGPSASGVTLREPTLIAQAAATLDELTNGRAEVVLSSGNFGLLAEYNIDWTDTKPLSRVVEGVKVVRTFLDEGAITMDGEFFSYSGLTTFARPVQERLPIKMGAMRGPKSFEASAEFSDGCHHALSYTREAYEYMMKHCRIGAERAGKNVEDLDLGAWVVFSVGEESAPAKDAARSMVGLYASSMPHEQLRRNGVEPEEVAPIIEAIGAGDLARGIELTPPELAEKLSIAGTPEECLEKIQREIAPTGINHMLLAITDAALVKAFTGREVEGVADVDTQLRLVHDRIMPAFA, encoded by the coding sequence ATGAAGTTCAGCTACGTCATGCTGCCCGACTACCCGTTGGAGCAGTCGCTGCGCTCGATCCAGGTCGCCGACGAACTCGGCTTCCACGCCGTGTACGCTGCGGACGAGACGTGGCACAAGGACCTCTGGCTGCTGTTCGCCGCGGCCGCGGACAAGACTAAGAATGTGCGGTTCGGGCCGAGCGCCTCCGGCGTCACGCTACGCGAGCCGACGCTGATCGCTCAAGCGGCCGCAACCCTCGACGAACTCACGAACGGCCGCGCCGAGGTCGTGCTGTCGAGTGGCAACTTCGGCTTGCTCGCGGAGTACAACATCGACTGGACAGACACGAAGCCGCTCTCGCGGGTGGTGGAGGGCGTGAAGGTCGTACGAACGTTCCTCGACGAGGGTGCGATCACGATGGACGGGGAGTTCTTCTCATACTCGGGACTGACCACGTTCGCTCGACCCGTCCAGGAGCGTCTGCCGATCAAGATGGGCGCGATGCGCGGGCCCAAGTCGTTCGAAGCCAGCGCCGAATTTTCCGACGGGTGCCACCACGCGCTGAGCTATACGCGCGAGGCCTATGAGTACATGATGAAGCACTGCAGGATCGGTGCCGAACGCGCAGGCAAGAACGTGGAGGACCTCGACCTGGGCGCCTGGGTTGTCTTCTCGGTCGGGGAGGAGTCCGCGCCGGCCAAGGATGCGGCGCGCTCGATGGTCGGGCTCTACGCCTCGTCGATGCCGCACGAGCAGCTGCGCCGCAACGGCGTCGAGCCCGAGGAGGTTGCCCCGATCATCGAGGCGATCGGGGCGGGTGACCTCGCCCGCGGGATCGAGCTGACGCCGCCCGAACTCGCCGAGAAGCTCTCGATCGCCGGCACCCCCGAGGAGTGCCTTGAGAAGATCCAGCGTGAGATCGCACCGACCGGGATCAACCACATGCTCCTTGCGATCACCGACGCTGCCCTCGTAAAGGCGTTCACGGGTCGGGAGGTCGAGGGCGTTGCGGATGTCGACACGCAACTCCGGCTCGTGCACGACCGGATTATGCCGGCGTTCGCATAG